CAACGGTTTCGCCGGCATGGAGTTCCCCATCAACAGCGGGAACGATTTTCTCTTTTCCGCAGGCGTTTGGATCGGTGGCATTCTAAATGGCGAGCGGTTTGTGTCGACGGCTACCGACGGCGACAACGGTACCGGCGAGTTCTACCCGAAGAACATCCTTGCGGCGCCTTTCTCCAACTCTTCGTCAAATCCGGATTGGCATTTGTCTTCAAAAACTCTGACTCGCTTCAACGAGCGTTTTTTTGCCTTAGGAGCGAAAGACTTTGATGACGACGGCGACTGGAACGCGGAAACGGACGACTGGAACGGCGACGGGAGGGCGTCGAAAAATTTTGACGGCGGCCGAGGCTTGATCGGATTCGACGACGACGACGATGGATTAATCGATGAAGAAATAGTCAACAACATCGATGATGACGGCGACGGTGAAATCGACGAAGACACGGACGCCAGCGGCGACGCGAACAACGACGGAAACTGCAACTACGATCCTGAGCCTCATATCGACGAGGATCCCGTCGGTGACATGGCCCGCGACTATGCGGACAATGACTTTGACGGTTTAGTGGACATGGAGGATCCGGACAACGACGGCGATTGCTGTCCCGGCCTGCTGGATGACGATGGCGACGGACTCGAGGATGAGGACGGAAACGCGCGCGGCGTGCAAGAGTACTACGCGGTCTTCACCGACGACATTCAGGCCGAATATGTTTCAAGCCCCGATGTGGACGGGCATACGCCGCTCGGTATCGTAGTAACTCAACGAACCTACGCGTTTCCCGAAGACTATGCCGCCGACTTCATTTTGTTGGACTACCGTATTCGCAATGTCGGTCCGCTTCCGCTCCGCAATGTCTTCATCGGTATGTTTGCCGATCCTGACATCAAAGCACAAGGCGAACCGGGCGACGCAGCGTCTCTCGACGATGCAAACTATTACGATCCGGGAAGATTGATGGCGGTGCAAATAGACGATCTTGAAGACGCTGACGGTCCCGGGCCGGGTGTGTTTGCCATGCGCGTAGTAAAAACTCCCGTTGCGTTGGATCAACTTCGCGTTTCATTCAGAAACTTTGACCGTGCGTCCGGTGGTGATCCCGAGACTAACGCCGACAAATACGACATGATCTCCTCCGGTGATATTGATCCGATCAGTCCGGAGTTGGGCGATTGGCGAATGTTGATCGCGTTCGGAGAAGAGGCCACTGAAGGCTTCACAATTCGTCCGGGAGAAACGCTGCCGATCACAGTAGCCTACATCGCAGGCGAAGACACGGCGGACATCGGTGTAAATGCGGAGTGGGCACTGGCGATGTACTTGAACGATTTTCAGGGGCCGTCTGCTCCTGATGCGCCTGAGTTTGCGGTCGATGTTTATGAAGATCGCACGCGTATTCGCTGGAAACCGAATGCAGAGCTATCCGTCGACGCCATTACCGGCGAGGCGGATTTCGAAGGCTACCGTATCGAACGTCGTACGGGACAATTGGACTGGGAGCGGTTGGTTGAATACGATTTGGTAGACACACTTCCCGGTGAATTCGAATGGGCAAACTTCAATTACGGCATGCCCGATGATACGATTTTCTATCCGGATGGAACTTACGAGTATGCCTATTGGGACACGGACCTGATTCCGGGACATCCTTACGAATACGCCGTACGTGCCTTTGATAAAGGTACATTTGGTGCGGGTGTTCTTGTGTCCGGCAGGACTGGCAACTCCAAGTCCGTCGTAATTGCCAGACAGGCAGGCGATTCCACCGGAGTCCGCCCGCTGTCGGAAGTCTACGTCTTTCCCAATCCTTACAAGGGCGGCCACCCGGGTGAAGCGATTCCCAATGAAACGGCCGCGGGACTGGAATTCGTACGCAAACTCTTTTTCCGCGGCTTGCCGACCAACACCGATCCCGGCAAGTGTATGATCCGCATCTTCTCGCTTGCCGGTGATTA
This region of Calditrichota bacterium genomic DNA includes:
- a CDS encoding fibronectin type III domain-containing protein, with product MKKHIYILIGAAVVLLCLAVSESQARRVDSPRGPDRSRLDDIDPGARTDVIAHDVGNVRFTIANYGEAGNPNNLNGFAGMEFPINSGNDFLFSAGVWIGGILNGERFVSTATDGDNGTGEFYPKNILAAPFSNSSSNPDWHLSSKTLTRFNERFFALGAKDFDDDGDWNAETDDWNGDGRASKNFDGGRGLIGFDDDDDGLIDEEIVNNIDDDGDGEIDEDTDASGDANNDGNCNYDPEPHIDEDPVGDMARDYADNDFDGLVDMEDPDNDGDCCPGLLDDDGDGLEDEDGNARGVQEYYAVFTDDIQAEYVSSPDVDGHTPLGIVVTQRTYAFPEDYAADFILLDYRIRNVGPLPLRNVFIGMFADPDIKAQGEPGDAASLDDANYYDPGRLMAVQIDDLEDADGPGPGVFAMRVVKTPVALDQLRVSFRNFDRASGGDPETNADKYDMISSGDIDPISPELGDWRMLIAFGEEATEGFTIRPGETLPITVAYIAGEDTADIGVNAEWALAMYLNDFQGPSAPDAPEFAVDVYEDRTRIRWKPNAELSVDAITGEADFEGYRIERRTGQLDWERLVEYDLVDTLPGEFEWANFNYGMPDDTIFYPDGTYEYAYWDTDLIPGHPYEYAVRAFDKGTFGAGVLVSGRTGNSKSVVIARQAGDSTGVRPLSEVYVFPNPYKGGHPGEAIPNETAAGLEFVRKLFFRGLPTNTDPGKCMIRIFSLAGDYLGAIDHYNGTEQAEWNMRTRNDQEIVSGIYYFSVEYGGDKYLDKFVVIK